Proteins found in one Bartonella krasnovii genomic segment:
- a CDS encoding peptidylprolyl isomerase — translation MKFNFITLFLASALLASTSLGVRATEDLNSSPNDLKTLEKASEKAVSPSHVMAVIDGKDITAGQLDELALEINPNLARFPDEQRRIMVLKAYVDMQALAKAARSKGLDKSEAYDKRMAVMRDNVLQQLYFKQAIVDKISDTDLEALYKQEIAALPKEDEVKARHILVKTRKEAEAIIKRLSKGENFEEIAKKSSTDGSAAVGGDLGYFSHGQMVKPFEDAAFGLKVGEYTKQPVESPFGWHIIKLEDRRVKQPPAFDDVKEMLRTQLIKKRYQELIVDLRSKIDVKYPDPNVTKIMESLNQNGTLIPDETSDEEDTE, via the coding sequence ATGAAATTTAACTTTATCACGCTGTTTTTAGCATCAGCTTTATTGGCAAGTACAAGTTTAGGGGTGAGGGCCACAGAAGATTTGAATTCATCGCCGAATGATTTAAAGACTTTGGAAAAAGCTTCTGAAAAAGCTGTTTCTCCTTCTCATGTTATGGCTGTTATTGATGGGAAGGATATCACAGCAGGACAATTGGATGAGTTAGCGCTTGAAATAAATCCTAATTTAGCCCGTTTTCCCGATGAACAACGCCGTATCATGGTTTTAAAAGCCTATGTGGATATGCAGGCACTTGCAAAAGCGGCAAGAAGCAAAGGTCTTGATAAGAGTGAAGCTTACGATAAACGTATGGCAGTTATGCGTGACAATGTGCTTCAACAGCTTTATTTTAAACAGGCGATTGTTGACAAAATATCGGATACTGATTTGGAGGCTCTTTATAAACAAGAAATTGCTGCTTTACCTAAAGAAGATGAAGTTAAAGCGCGTCATATTTTGGTCAAAACCAGAAAAGAAGCAGAAGCCATCATTAAGCGTTTAAGTAAAGGCGAAAATTTCGAAGAGATTGCCAAAAAAAGTTCAACAGATGGTTCCGCTGCTGTTGGGGGTGATCTTGGTTATTTTAGCCATGGTCAAATGGTCAAGCCTTTTGAAGATGCAGCATTTGGTTTGAAAGTTGGCGAATACACGAAACAACCCGTTGAAAGTCCTTTTGGTTGGCATATTATTAAATTAGAAGATCGTCGTGTAAAACAGCCTCCTGCATTTGATGATGTTAAAGAGATGTTGCGTACACAGTTGATAAAAAAGCGCTATCAAGAACTAATTGTTGATTTGCGTAGCAAGATAGATGTGAAGTATCCTGATCCTAATGTTACAAAAATCATGGAATCGCTTAATCAAAATGGAACGCTTATTCCCGATGAGACATCCGACGAAGAGGATACGGAATAA
- the argJ gene encoding bifunctional glutamate N-acetyltransferase/amino-acid acetyltransferase ArgJ: MVFKISPLMPQNIQELSPLSDVRIATAKAGIKYKDRTDLLFIVFDKPASVAGVFTRSKCPSAPVEHCRASLPHGVARGVIVNSGNANAFTGSKGKNTTNEIICAAANTLKVRENEIFIASTGVIGEPMDASAIVNLLPSMAETAEEGNWLEAAKAIMTTDTFPKLSTRTFNCGGVNVTINAIAKGAGMIAPDMATMLSFVVCDATISSDMLQSMLSEAVQGSFNSITVDSDTSTSDTLMIFATGKEHFPCLKSQSDPRYGIFVKQLSELLHELALQVVCDGEGARHLIEVNVSGATTDKAAKTIALSIANSPLVKTAIAGEDANWGRVVMAVGKAGVEVDRDLLTIWFGEHRVAVNGERDPAYCEEKIAAYMRGKHITIRVDIGLGESSTTVWSCDLTKEYVMINSDYRS, translated from the coding sequence GTGGTCTTTAAAATCTCTCCTTTGATGCCCCAAAACATCCAAGAGCTTTCCCCATTGTCTGATGTACGGATAGCGACAGCTAAAGCTGGGATTAAATATAAAGATCGTACAGATCTCCTTTTTATTGTATTCGATAAACCAGCGAGTGTGGCAGGTGTTTTTACACGTTCAAAATGTCCATCTGCTCCTGTAGAGCATTGTCGTGCATCGCTTCCCCATGGGGTTGCAAGGGGGGTTATTGTGAATTCTGGAAATGCAAATGCTTTTACAGGAAGCAAAGGAAAGAATACAACCAATGAAATCATCTGTGCAGCAGCGAATACTTTAAAGGTTAGAGAAAATGAAATTTTTATAGCTTCTACAGGTGTTATTGGTGAACCAATGGATGCATCGGCTATTGTAAATCTTTTACCAAGTATGGCAGAGACAGCAGAAGAGGGAAATTGGTTGGAAGCTGCAAAAGCCATCATGACAACTGACACATTTCCAAAACTTTCTACGCGTACCTTTAATTGTGGGGGGGTGAATGTTACCATTAATGCGATTGCAAAAGGTGCTGGAATGATTGCACCCGATATGGCGACAATGCTCTCGTTTGTTGTCTGTGATGCGACTATTTCTTCGGATATGCTTCAATCCATGCTATCAGAGGCGGTTCAAGGTTCTTTCAATTCGATTACTGTCGATAGTGATACTTCGACATCAGATACACTCATGATATTTGCGACAGGAAAAGAACATTTTCCATGCCTTAAAAGTCAATCTGATCCACGTTATGGCATTTTTGTAAAACAATTGAGTGAACTTCTGCATGAGCTAGCACTCCAAGTTGTATGTGATGGTGAAGGCGCACGTCATTTAATTGAAGTAAATGTAAGTGGTGCTACAACAGATAAGGCTGCCAAGACTATTGCTTTATCCATTGCAAATTCACCGCTTGTAAAAACAGCTATTGCTGGTGAAGATGCTAACTGGGGGCGCGTAGTTATGGCAGTTGGCAAGGCAGGTGTTGAAGTCGATCGTGATCTGTTGACAATTTGGTTTGGTGAACATCGTGTGGCAGTGAATGGCGAACGAGATCCTGCTTATTGCGAAGAAAAAATAGCTGCTTATATGCGAGGTAAACACATCACAATTCGTGTTGATATCGGTTTAGGTGAAAGTAGTACGACGGTTTGGTCTTGCGATTTAACAAAAGAATACGTTATGATCAATAGCGATTATAGAAGTTAA
- a CDS encoding (deoxy)nucleoside triphosphate pyrophosphohydrolase has product MGTKSSLLLVVACALLDQDNRVLLTKRPQGKSLAGLWEFPGGKVEQGEIPEISLIRELEEELGIHVQVDNLQPLTFASHSYETFHLLMPLYLCRHYEGVARGREGQNLKWIFIGDLERYPMPDADKPLVQILKNYLL; this is encoded by the coding sequence ATGGGTACAAAAAGTTCACTTCTTCTTGTTGTTGCGTGTGCATTGTTAGATCAAGATAATCGTGTTCTGCTTACCAAGCGTCCTCAAGGAAAATCACTCGCTGGTTTATGGGAATTTCCTGGTGGAAAGGTTGAACAAGGCGAAATTCCAGAAATATCATTAATTCGTGAATTAGAGGAGGAGCTAGGTATTCATGTTCAGGTGGATAATTTACAGCCCTTAACATTTGCAAGCCATAGCTACGAAACATTTCATCTCCTAATGCCCTTATATCTTTGTCGCCATTATGAAGGTGTTGCTAGAGGGCGAGAAGGGCAAAATTTAAAATGGATTTTTATTGGTGATCTTGAGAGATATCCTATGCCTGATGCTGATAAACCATTGGTTCAGATATTAAAAAATTATCTTCTTTAA